In Glandiceps talaboti chromosome 14, keGlaTala1.1, whole genome shotgun sequence, a single genomic region encodes these proteins:
- the LOC144445425 gene encoding uncharacterized protein LOC144445425: protein MPHSGTLLKLSEKKVNHDLKRAHAQYIETTLHNALKEGNRKPFWRYVKSQRKDSGGVAPLKVNETLYSESHDKAEILNALFTSVFTTDRKDDIPEMYGGPYPIANEIQITESGVYKLLSTLNVSKASGPDGLPNYILKELALELTPAMTCLFNQSLSNGQLPDDWKSANVSPIYKNDDKHLASNHRPISLTFVCVC from the coding sequence ATGCCTCACAGTGGAACACTTTTAAAGCTCTCAGAAAAAAAGGTAAATCATGATCTTAAAAGAGCTCATGCCCAGTACATCGAAACAACCCTCCACAATGCCTTGAAGGAAGGAAACAGAAAACCCTTTTGGAGATATGTCAAATCCCAACGTAAAGATTCTGGTGGAGTAGCACCactaaaagtgaatgaaacacTATACAGCGAAAGTCATGATAAAGCTGAGATTTTAAATGCTCTGTTCACATCTGTCTTTACCACAGATCGTAAGGATGACATCCCAGAAATGTATGGTGGTCCGTACCCAatagcaaatgaaatacaaattacgGAAAGTGGTGTGTATAAACTACTGTCTACACTAAATGTATCAAAAGCATCTGGGCCAGACGGTCTCCCAAACTATATCCTGAAGGAGCTTGCTTTAGAACTTACACCAGCAATGACTTGTTTATTCAACCAGTCCTTGTCAAATGGCCAGCTGCCAGATGACTGGAAGAGCGCAAATGTCTCACCGATATACAAAAATGATGACAAACACCTGGCGTCAAATCATAGACCTATATCATtaacatttgtgtgtgtgtgctaa